Within the Flavobacterium sp. N502536 genome, the region TTTTCCTGTATAAATGTAAGGTTTGTCGTGTTTTTTTGTGATTATTCGGGTATTTGAGGAGATATTTAGTGAAAAATTGCAATAAAAACGAAAAACCCCAATTCAAATACATGAATTGGGGTTTTCTATGAATAAACCTTTAGTAAACTAAGATCTGATTACTCTTTTTTCTCCTCACGTGGAGGTCTTTGTAAAAGTGCTTTTCTTGACACTTTTTCTTTTTTAGTTTTAGGATCTACACCTAAGTATTTCACTTGGAATACATCACCCATGTTTACAACATCAGTAACATTTTCAGTGCGTTCCCATGCTAATTCAGAAACGTGTAATAAAACTTCGTTTCCTGGTGCAGCAGTATATTCTACTACAGCTCCAAAATCTAACATTTTAATTACTTTTACTTCGTAAGCTTCTCCCATTTGTGGTTTGAAAGTGATTGACTTAATTTTTGCCAATACTGCTTCAATTCCGGCAGGATCTGTACCTAAGATTTCGATTACACCTTGTTCGTCAACTTCGTTGATTACAATAGTCGTTCCTGTAGCTTTTTGTAATTCCTGAATTACTTTTCCACCAGGTCCGATTAATGCTCCAATAAAGTTTCCAGGAATAGTTCTGGTAATGATTTTTGGTGCATGTGCTTTCACGTCAGCTCTTGGCGCAGCAATTGTTTCAGTCAGTTTACCTAAAATGTGCAAACGTCCTTCTCTTGCTTGTCCTAAAGCTTGTTCCATAATGTCATAACGTAAACCATCAATTTTGATGTCCATTTGACAAGCGGTAATACCGTCAGCAGTTCCGGTTACTTTAAAGTCCATATCTCCTAAGTGATCTTCATCACCTAAAATATCTGACAATACAGCAAATTTCTCACCGTCAGTAATTAATCCCATAGCGATTCCTGAAACCGGTTTTGTCATTTGAACTCCGGCATCCATTAAAGCCATTGTTCCTGCACAAACAGTTGCCATAGAAGAAGAACCATTAGATTCTAAAACTTCAGAAACAATACGGATAGTGTAAGGACAATCAGCAGGAATCATATTTTTCAAAGCTCTTTGAGCTAAGTTACCGTGACCAACCTCTCTTCTTGAAGTTCCTCTTAGAGGTTTTGCTTCACCAGTTGAGAAAGGAGGGAAGTTGTAGTGTAAATAGAATTTCTCTTCACCTTGCTCAGATGGAGAATCAATTTGGTTTGCTTCTCTTGAAGTTCCAAGAGTTACAGTTGCCAATGCCTGAGTTTCTCCACGTGTAAACAATGAAGATCCGTGAACTCTTGGTAAGTAATCAGTTTCACACCAGATTGGTCTGATATCTGTTGTTTTTCTTCCGTCTAAACGAACACCTAATTCTAATACTACGTTACGAACAGCTTCTTTGTTTGTTTTGTAAAAATATTTAGAAACTAAATCTCCATCAGCAGCTAATTCTTCTTCTGTAAATAAAGCTTTTACTTCTTCTTTTACTTCAGCAAATGCAGCACCTCTTTCGTGTTTAGCCGAACCAACTTTTGCAATAGCATAGATTTTATCATATGCTGCAGCTTTTACTTTTTTGTAAATTTCTTCGTTTTCTTTCTCACCTTCGTAAGTACGAATTTCTTTTTTACCAAAAGCAGCTTGCAAACGCAATTGCGCCTGGATTTGTATTTTAATAGCTTCGTGAGCAAACTTAATGGCTTCCACCATTTCAGCTTCTGAAATTTCTTTCATCTCACCTTCAACCATCGCAACAGAATCCAAAGAAGCTCCAATCATCATATCGATGTCAGATTTTTCTAATTCTACTCTGCTTGGGTTGATTACGAATTTTCCATCGATACGTGCAACACGTACTTCAGAAATTAAGTTATAAAATGGAATGTCTGAAACTGCTAATGCTGCAGATGCCGCTAGACCAGCCAAAGCGTCCGGCATAACCTCTTCGTCATGAGACATCAATTGAATCATAACCTGAGTTTCAGCATGGTAATCGTCTGGGAAAAGCGGACGTAAAACACGGTCAACTAATCTCATTGTCAATACTTCGCTATCACTTGGACGAGCTTCTCTCTTGAAGAAACCACCCGGAAAACGACCTGCTGCTGCAAATTTTTCGCGATAATCTACTGTTAATGGTAAAAAATCAACGCCTGGGTTAGAAGTGCGAGCTGAAACTGCTGTCGCAAGAATCATCGTGTCGCCCATTCTTACTACTACAGAACCGTCCGCT harbors:
- a CDS encoding polyribonucleotide nucleotidyltransferase, yielding MIPQLFVEKIDLGDGRSITIETGRLAKQADGSVVVRMGDTMILATAVSARTSNPGVDFLPLTVDYREKFAAAGRFPGGFFKREARPSDSEVLTMRLVDRVLRPLFPDDYHAETQVMIQLMSHDEEVMPDALAGLAASAALAVSDIPFYNLISEVRVARIDGKFVINPSRVELEKSDIDMMIGASLDSVAMVEGEMKEISEAEMVEAIKFAHEAIKIQIQAQLRLQAAFGKKEIRTYEGEKENEEIYKKVKAAAYDKIYAIAKVGSAKHERGAAFAEVKEEVKALFTEEELAADGDLVSKYFYKTNKEAVRNVVLELGVRLDGRKTTDIRPIWCETDYLPRVHGSSLFTRGETQALATVTLGTSREANQIDSPSEQGEEKFYLHYNFPPFSTGEAKPLRGTSRREVGHGNLAQRALKNMIPADCPYTIRIVSEVLESNGSSSMATVCAGTMALMDAGVQMTKPVSGIAMGLITDGEKFAVLSDILGDEDHLGDMDFKVTGTADGITACQMDIKIDGLRYDIMEQALGQAREGRLHILGKLTETIAAPRADVKAHAPKIITRTIPGNFIGALIGPGGKVIQELQKATGTTIVINEVDEQGVIEILGTDPAGIEAVLAKIKSITFKPQMGEAYEVKVIKMLDFGAVVEYTAAPGNEVLLHVSELAWERTENVTDVVNMGDVFQVKYLGVDPKTKKEKVSRKALLQRPPREEKKE